TGGTGAGCGCAGATTGTTTTGTGGATTCGCTAGGTCAATCTCTTTATGGGCAACGTTATAGTCTCCCGTCGCCAAAACCGGCTTTTCCTTGTCTAGACCCTCAAGGTACTCGGCATATTTTTCATCCCAAACCTGTCTTTCTTCTAATCTTCTCAGACCATCTCCTGCATTTGGAGTATAGACCTGAGTCAGATAAAAATCACCAAAATCCAACGTAATGATTCTACCTTCACAATCCATGGTATCCGGAGCCTCAATCTCAGGGTACGAAACTTGCGGAGAGTACTTGTCTTTATATAAGAACATTGTACCAGCATAGCCTTTTCTAGCCGGTTCCTGAGACGTTCGAAGTACATAGGAGTATCCCTTGAAATACTCAGCCATATGCTCCACATGTTTCTTACTTAGTCCCTTTGAAGGCAACTTAGTTTCTTGTAGGGCTATTACATCCGCATCCTTCTCCATAATCGTATCAATTACTTTTCTTGTTAATACCGCTCTATTTGAATCGCTTGTCAAAGCGGCATTCAAAGAATCGATATTCCATGAAATCAATCTCATCTTTTTCCTCCTTCAATATTTCTGATTTATAGTTTACGTGTATTTTTCTCAATAGACTCTTATTATACAACAAAACAGAGCCTACGTGACCTATTCACTACTTCAACTCTTCTTTATTCACAAGCAGATTTTTTCCGCCCTTCCAATTACTTGTAATGGCCAACTACCCTTCACATATAACTAGTATAACAGATGAGTTGTCTATATATGCAAAACAAGTCCTAGGTCCTCACTTTAGCGTATATTCATTGAATACGGCCTACAGATATGTTATCATAGCCGTTGGTTATTGTTATTAAAATTCATTGATTATGTTAGGAGAAGCTATGAAACCGTTTAGTGAAATTATCGACTATATTGTTGATGCAGGAGAGAGTAAGACAGAAAAAAAGGTGACGGCACTTATTATTCAAGGTGTTTTAGCCGGAATGTTTATCGCGATGGGTGCCATAGGGTATTTTAAATTGGTTGCTTACACTGTAGACCCAGGTATTGGTAAGTTCTTGGGAGCTTTAATATTCCCAACGGGTATCATGGCAATTTTATTGTTAGGAAGTGAGTTATTTACAAGTAATTGTATGGCCATTTTAAGTGTTTACAAAAAAAAGATTAAACTAGACAGTTTTATGAAAATGCTGATCACGGTTTTATGTGCAAACTTTGTTGGTGCCGTTATTATGGCTTACTTATCAACTGGCGCAGGCATATTCAGTGAACATATGATCGATATAGTTTCTGGTAGTGCGGTGGCTAAAACTACAATGCCTATTGGACAAATGTTCATTAGTGCGATCTTATGTAATATCATCGTTTGCGCTGGCGTGATGATGGCTTACAGTGCCAAAACAGTCCCAGGCAAGCTTATGGCAATTTGGTTCCCTATTGCAGTATTTGTACTAAGCGGAACTGAGCATATTGTTGCAAACATGTTTTACCTGATGATGGCACTCATAAATGGGGCTAATATCACGGTAACAGGTATTTTAACTAGTTTTGGCGTTGTTACCGTAGGAAACTTCATTGGTGGAGCGATTGTAATAGCAGGTGCGAAATATTATTTAGATAGGGAATTATCCGTCTAAAGCATAGAAATAGTGGCTTTATGTTTAACAATATTGTTATCATAAAGCCACTTTTTTATTATGATGGATTTCATCCATGAGTTTGCGCTCTGAAGGGATGCTTCTATTGCCTATCATATGTCCAACTCCCCCGTTGACCCTTCAATAAAGAATACCTTAGGAGCAGTCGACGACTTCCTATGCATTTGCAAAACACTAGCAGTCGATACCCTTTCTAGAAAGGACCCCCTGCTGATAGTAGTATTTGATTTCTTTCATCTCCGTGACAAGGTCCGCATAGTCCAAAAGTTCTTCAGGCGCATATCTGCCCGTCATGATGACCTCGACATGTTTTGCCCGGTTTTCGAGGACTGCAATCAAGTCGCTCGAGCTAAACAGACTGAAAGCAGCGGTTGTTCTTCCTTTGCCGTTGCCCGTATAGATGTGTATGTAACCCTTTTCCTCACCATTATTCGCTTCCATATCGATTCCT
The window above is part of the Fusibacter sp. A1 genome. Proteins encoded here:
- a CDS encoding exodeoxyribonuclease III → MRLISWNIDSLNAALTSDSNRAVLTRKVIDTIMEKDADVIALQETKLPSKGLSKKHVEHMAEYFKGYSYVLRTSQEPARKGYAGTMFLYKDKYSPQVSYPEIEAPDTMDCEGRIITLDFGDFYLTQVYTPNAGDGLRRLEERQVWDEKYAEYLEGLDKEKPVLATGDYNVAHKEIDLANPQNNLRSPGFTVEEREGFTNLLGKGFTDTFRHLHGDVTGMYTWWGQRVKTSKINNSGWRIDYWLVSDRLADKVVKSEMIDSGERQDHTPILLDIDLHLNQ
- a CDS encoding formate/nitrite transporter family protein, with protein sequence MKPFSEIIDYIVDAGESKTEKKVTALIIQGVLAGMFIAMGAIGYFKLVAYTVDPGIGKFLGALIFPTGIMAILLLGSELFTSNCMAILSVYKKKIKLDSFMKMLITVLCANFVGAVIMAYLSTGAGIFSEHMIDIVSGSAVAKTTMPIGQMFISAILCNIIVCAGVMMAYSAKTVPGKLMAIWFPIAVFVLSGTEHIVANMFYLMMALINGANITVTGILTSFGVVTVGNFIGGAIVIAGAKYYLDRELSV
- a CDS encoding cob(I)yrinic acid a,c-diamide adenosyltransferase, encoding MEANNGEEKGYIHIYTGNGKGRTTAAFSLFSSSDLIAVLENRAKHVEVIMTGRYAPEELLDYADLVTEMKEIKYYYQQGVLSRKGIDC